The DNA window TCGAGCTCTACCCCGACCAGGCGCCGCGGACGGTGAACAACTTCGTCTTCCTCGCCCTGAACCGCTACTACGACGGGGTGGTCTTCCACCGCGTCCTCGAGGACTTCATGGCGCAGACGGGCGACCCGACGGGCACCGGCACCGGCGGTCCCGGTTACACGTTCGCGGACGAGTTCCACGCCGACCTGCGCCACCGCGGCGTCGGCGTGCTCAGCATGGCGAACGCCGGTCCCGGCTTCAGGGGCGAGGGGACGAACGGGTCGCAGTTCTTCATCACCTTCACCGACACGCCGTGGCTCGACGGCAAGCACAGCGTGTTCGGCAAGGTCATCGGGGGAGCGGACGTGCTCGACCGGATCCAACGGATCGACCCCAGCCGGCGCGGCGGCCCGGATCCCGACCGGATGGAGTCCGTCGTCATCTACACCCGCTGACCCCCTAGCCGAGCCACGGCACCTTCGCGAACGGCGCGCGACGACCCGCGAGGGGTCGCGCGCCAGGGCCTTCGGGGGCGCCGCCCCGCGTCAGGCCAGAGGGTTCACCTTGAGGAGGCGCCGCACGTGAGCGTCGCGCAGGTGCGCCACGAACGCCTCCGCCGCCACCCCGTGGCGCTCCGGCTCCTGGCGGCTCCGGAACGACACCTGCCTGGCAGCCTCCTCCTTGTCGCCGACGACGACGATGTAGGGCACCTTGTAGAGCTCGGCGTCGCGGATCTTGGCGTTCATGCGCTCGTTGCTGTCGTCGACCTCGCTGCGGAGTCCCGCGGCCTCCAGCAGCTCCTGCAGGCCACGCGCGTAACCGGCGTGACGGTCCGCGATGGGCACGATCCTCACCTGCTCGGGCGCCAACCACACCGGGAAGTCGCCTGCGAAGTGCTCGATGAGGAAACCGATGAAGCGTTCGTGCGTGGAGAGGGGCGCCCGGTGCAGGCACAGGGGCGTCCGGCGTTCGTTGTGCTCGTCGACGTACGTGAGGTCGAAACGTGCTGGCTGCGCGAAGTCGACCTGGTTGGTGGCCAGCGTGAACTCGCGCCCGATGGCGCTCTTGATCTGCACGTCGATCTTGGGTCCGTAGAAGGCCGCCTCGTCCTCGGCCTCGACGAACGGCACGCCCGCCGCCAGCAGCGCGTCGCGGACCATGGCCTCCGTCTTCACCCAGAGCTCGGGCTGATCGACGTACTTCTTCCCCAGGCCTTCGACCGAGTGCTTCGAGAGCCGCATCACGTAATCGTCGATGCCGAACAGGTCGAAGTACTTGGTGTAGAGGTCGATGACGGCTAGGAACTCCGCCTCGAACTGCTCCTCCGTGCAGTAGATGTGCGCGTCGTTCATCTGCATGGAGCGCACGCGCATCAGGCCCATGAGCGCCCCGGAGTCCTCGTAGCGGTAGCAGGTGCCGTACTCCGCCAGCCTGAGCGGCAGGTCGCGGTAGCTGTGCTGGCGCGCCGCGTAGATCTTGTGGTGGAACGGGCAGTTCATGGGCTTGACGTAGTACTTCTCCCCATCCTCCAGGACCATGGGCGGGTACATCGAGTCGGCGTAGTAGGGCAGGTGCCCCGACTTCACGAAGAGCTGCTCCTTGGTGAGGTGAGGGCTGCGCACGCGCTTGTAGCCGGCGGCCTCCTCCGTCTCCTTCGCCAGGCGCTCGATCTCCTCCACCATGATGGCGCCGCGCGGCAACCATAGCGGCAGTCCGGGGCCGACGTCCTCGTCCAGCACGAAGATGTCGAGCTCGGCGCCGAGCTTGCGGTGGTCGCGCCGCTTCGCCTCCTCCAGCTGCCAGAGGTGACGCTCGAGCTCCTCCTTGGTCGCGAACGCCACGCCGTAGATGCGTTGCAGCATGGGACGCGACTCGTCGCCGCGCCAGTACGCGCCCGCCACGCTCATCAGCTTGAAGCTGGCGGGGACCGCCCCGGTGCGGGGCAGGTGCGGGCCGCGGCACAGGTCGGTGAAGCCGCCGGCGCCGCCCTGCTCGTAGAAGCTGATCGCCTCGCCGACCGGCAGGTCGGTTATGAGCTCCACCTTGTACGGGTCGCCTTGCGCTTCGAAGCGCGCCAACGCCTCGGGCCTTGGCAGCTCGTACTTCACGAGCGGCAGGTCGGCGGCCACGATGGCGCGCATGCGCGCCTCGATGGCCGTCAGGTCCTCGGGCGTCAGGGAGCGCGGCAGGTCGAAGTCGTAGTAGAAGCCGTTGTCGATGACCGGTCCCACACCCATCTTGACCGACTCCGCCGGGTGGCCCTCGGCCACGAACAGCTCGCGGACGGCCTGCGCCATCACGTGCGCCAGCGTGTGGCGCGCCAGGAAGATGGCGTCGTCGGCGTCGCGCTTCGTGACGATGGCCACGTGTGCCCCTGCCGGGACGGCGCTCTGGAGGTCCGACAGGCGCCCGTCGACGCGGACGCCGAGGGCGGCCTTGGCTAGGCCCGGGCCGATGGCGCCGGCAACGTCGGCGCCGGTGGCGCCGGCGGGGACGTCGAGCCGCTTACCGTCGGGAAGAACCACGAACATCTCTCACCTGAACCGATCTGGTGGTCGCGCCGGGGCGCGTTACCGTGCATCCGTCTTTGGGGGTGCCGGGAACCCCGGCAGGCCGGTGGGCGTCGACTAGGCAGTCGAGGCGGCCCGCACCGGCGTTCGCCGCGCGTGGGCGCGCGGGGCGCCGTCGCCGGTGTCGCCGTGCCGGACCGCGTGCTGCACGGGCCGATACTACCACGAGGCTCAGGCCCCGGCCCGAGCCTTGGTAAGCTCTCGTCCATGCATATCGTGGCACTGGTCACGGAAGACGCCGACCTCAGACACGCGCTCCGCGACTTCCATGACGGGGCCGGGCGCTTCCTGCTCCACCCCGTCCCGGACGGCTCCATGAGCGACCTGGTCAGGGCCCTTCCCAGGCTCGACTTCGCCGGCGCCCTCGTGCTCGACGAGGCGCGACAGGCCGAGGCGAAGGCGCTGGCGGCCCGGAGCTCGCTGGACGCGGCGGACCTGGGGGTTGCCGACACCTTGACGGTCACGCAGGCCGGTGTGATGGCGGACCACTCGTTCGGGCGCGCCCTCACGGCCATGCTCGCCGCCCGGCGCTGGCACGCGGACGGCGCCCACGCCGTCGTCCTCGGGGCCGGCCCGTACGCCAGGGCCACGGCGCGCGAGTTGGTGCGGCTCGGCGTGGCCTCCCTGGCCATCCTCGCGGCCGACCGCGTGACGGCCGAGCGGGCCAAGCCGGAGGCCGCCGGCACCAACGTCTACGCGCGCTCGCTGCACGACCCGCTCTGCACGACGCTGCTCGAGCGCGCCGACCTCGTCGTGAGGCTGGACGCGTCCGCGCGCGTGCCCGACGAGCTGCTCGGCCCACACCTCACGATCGTCGACCTGGCCGACACTGCCGTCTCCGAACTCCGGAGCCGGGCCCTCGCCCTGGGAGGGCTGACCTTCAACCGCCGCGACCTCGAGGCCTACCGCTTCGAGCTGGCGCTCAGCCAGATCCTGGGCGGTTCGGTCGGCCTGGAGCCCATCCTCGCCCTCTTCCACGGCCTGTAACCGCGCCACTGTCGGCTGCTTTCATCAAAGACTCGGCGCGGCCTGCGACACTCGGCAGGATGCGTCGGCACCTCCTCCGTCCGGTCCTCTTCCTCCTCGTAGCCGCCGCGGCCGCCATGGCCGGCGCCGAGGCCGCCGGGGCGGCGGGACCCTACTACCGGCTGCCGGGCGCCACGGCCGGCGTGGCCGAGGACGCCATCACCATCGTGTACGGCCCCTACCACGAGACGTACGTCCCCGGCCTCGGCTGGTTGTCCAACATGAACGCCGACCCGCCCCTCCTCGTCGACGGCGAGGTGCTCGTCAACGGCTCCGTGCTGGACGCCCTCGGCGTCACCACCCCGCGGCTGGAAGGGATCAGGTCGGCGGGCGGCGCCGAGGTCCGCATCGTGCTCGACCTCCCCGGCCTGGCGCCCGAGGCGCTGACCGGGCTGCGGCAGGGGGGATCGCGGGAGGCCGGCACGCCGCTCGGCCTCGACCTGCCGCCGCTGCTCCTGCCCGCCGCCGCGCCGGACGACGTCGCGGGGCTGGAGCTCACGCTGGACCAGGGCCCGCAGGGAACCCGGCTCCAGCTAGCCGGTCCCGCCTTCGACTACGCCGTGTTCCCACTCGCCGACCCGACGCGGCTCGTCATCGACGTCGCCCCCCGGCGCGACCTCAGCGACCTGGTCGAGGTGGAGCGGAGCGTCGCTCCCGGCGTGACCTACCGGCGTTACCGTGTCTACTCGGCCAGCGGCCCGAGCGTCGTGCACCTCGTGAGCATCGCGCCAGGCAGCGGCGAGCTGAGGGTCGTCGGTGAGAGCCGGGTGCCGCGCACGGTCTCCCAGCTGGGGGCCGGGGCGCTGGTGGCGCTCAACGCCGGCTACTTCGACACGAGCGACTACGCCGCCATCGGCCTCCTCAAGGTCGACTACGGACTCCTGTCGCTGCCGAGCCGCGGGCGCGCCGGCGTGGCCTTCTCCCCCGCCGCCCCTCCGCTCATC is part of the Trueperaceae bacterium genome and encodes:
- a CDS encoding phosphodiester glycosidase family protein, whose amino-acid sequence is MRRHLLRPVLFLLVAAAAAMAGAEAAGAAGPYYRLPGATAGVAEDAITIVYGPYHETYVPGLGWLSNMNADPPLLVDGEVLVNGSVLDALGVTTPRLEGIRSAGGAEVRIVLDLPGLAPEALTGLRQGGSREAGTPLGLDLPPLLLPAAAPDDVAGLELTLDQGPQGTRLQLAGPAFDYAVFPLADPTRLVIDVAPRRDLSDLVEVERSVAPGVTYRRYRVYSASGPSVVHLVSIAPGSGELRVVGESRVPRTVSQLGAGALVALNAGYFDTSDYAAIGLLKVDYGLLSLPSRGRAGVAFSPAAPPLIDRLDADVLLYTANGPIRVGAANGDGVVVTTTPGALTGTASQGVLVVEDGVVVENKVGPRLAPVGGFALAYPPTNRQLALLDAGDEVALDTNLKPSAFEGARYAVEAGPLLVRDGVAAYDPSAEGFASGQRILDGLTQQAAIGVMPDGTTLFVVAETMRAEDLVQLFLGLGVDRAMRFDSGSSTTLVIDGELMNRKTERKVVSAVVLVAPTAAR
- a CDS encoding peptidylprolyl isomerase, producing MNELLTGFRSVEPLAAERRTRFERAEDVLEDGAEYRAVITTNKGELVLELYPDQAPRTVNNFVFLALNRYYDGVVFHRVLEDFMAQTGDPTGTGTGGPGYTFADEFHADLRHRGVGVLSMANAGPGFRGEGTNGSQFFITFTDTPWLDGKHSVFGKVIGGADVLDRIQRIDPSRRGGPDPDRMESVVIYTR
- the thrS gene encoding threonine--tRNA ligase: MFVVLPDGKRLDVPAGATGADVAGAIGPGLAKAALGVRVDGRLSDLQSAVPAGAHVAIVTKRDADDAIFLARHTLAHVMAQAVRELFVAEGHPAESVKMGVGPVIDNGFYYDFDLPRSLTPEDLTAIEARMRAIVAADLPLVKYELPRPEALARFEAQGDPYKVELITDLPVGEAISFYEQGGAGGFTDLCRGPHLPRTGAVPASFKLMSVAGAYWRGDESRPMLQRIYGVAFATKEELERHLWQLEEAKRRDHRKLGAELDIFVLDEDVGPGLPLWLPRGAIMVEEIERLAKETEEAAGYKRVRSPHLTKEQLFVKSGHLPYYADSMYPPMVLEDGEKYYVKPMNCPFHHKIYAARQHSYRDLPLRLAEYGTCYRYEDSGALMGLMRVRSMQMNDAHIYCTEEQFEAEFLAVIDLYTKYFDLFGIDDYVMRLSKHSVEGLGKKYVDQPELWVKTEAMVRDALLAAGVPFVEAEDEAAFYGPKIDVQIKSAIGREFTLATNQVDFAQPARFDLTYVDEHNERRTPLCLHRAPLSTHERFIGFLIEHFAGDFPVWLAPEQVRIVPIADRHAGYARGLQELLEAAGLRSEVDDSNERMNAKIRDAELYKVPYIVVVGDKEEAARQVSFRSRQEPERHGVAAEAFVAHLRDAHVRRLLKVNPLA